From one Zhongshania sp. R06B22 genomic stretch:
- a CDS encoding Dabb family protein, whose protein sequence is MIKHIVLLTWQEGVSQAQIDAVTSAFQELGKEIPEVLNYSFGQDAGIYRGNANYALIAEFRNEADLKAYVVHPSHQALLSTVTGPILKSFQSIQIKV, encoded by the coding sequence ATGATAAAGCATATCGTATTGCTTACTTGGCAAGAAGGCGTTTCGCAAGCTCAGATTGACGCAGTGACGTCGGCGTTTCAGGAGTTGGGAAAAGAAATCCCGGAAGTGCTCAATTATTCATTTGGACAGGACGCTGGTATTTATCGGGGCAATGCCAATTACGCACTTATCGCTGAGTTCCGAAATGAGGCGGACTTGAAAGCCTACGTTGTTCACCCAAGCCATCAGGCACTTTTATCGACGGTGACTGGCCCCATCTTGAAGTCATTCCAATCCATTCAAATAAAGGTCTGA
- a CDS encoding copper resistance protein B has product MSIIRISSVTAVILTAFAPMAWSHSDADPVVSMFAANQFELLADGHGVGIGWDIDAWLGRDLEKLWIKTSGDHSHSAGAPQRSELEVLYSKGIATYWDVQAGWRGDFTDTEDRHWFALGLQGLAPYFFETALTFYIGEHGQTALRINIEYELLITQKLILTPELGANIYGRNDPQTETGSGLADIETGLRLRYEFTRKFAPYIGVSYHKENGKTADYKRNAGKHTEELSLVTGLRFWF; this is encoded by the coding sequence ATGAGTATCATTCGTATTTCTAGCGTCACTGCTGTGATACTCACTGCCTTCGCGCCCATGGCATGGAGCCATTCCGACGCAGATCCCGTGGTTAGCATGTTTGCGGCGAATCAGTTTGAATTACTTGCAGACGGACATGGTGTCGGAATCGGGTGGGATATCGACGCTTGGCTCGGTAGAGACCTTGAAAAGCTATGGATTAAAACCAGCGGCGACCATAGCCATAGCGCGGGCGCTCCCCAACGCAGCGAACTTGAGGTGTTGTATAGCAAAGGAATAGCAACATACTGGGACGTTCAAGCTGGTTGGCGGGGTGATTTCACAGATACCGAGGACCGACATTGGTTTGCACTGGGCCTGCAGGGCTTAGCGCCCTACTTCTTTGAAACTGCCTTAACATTTTATATTGGTGAACACGGCCAAACCGCATTGCGGATTAATATCGAATATGAGCTACTAATCACCCAAAAGCTGATCCTCACACCGGAGCTAGGCGCAAATATCTATGGTCGCAATGACCCACAAACCGAGACCGGCAGTGGTCTGGCGGATATCGAAACCGGACTGAGATTGCGCTATGAATTTACTCGGAAGTTCGCGCCTTATATTGGCGTGAGCTATCACAAGGAAAACGGCAAAACCGCTGACTACAAACGCAATGCTGGCAAACACACAGAGGAATTGAGTTTGGTGACGGGTTTACGCTTTTGGTTTTAA
- a CDS encoding acyl-CoA thioesterase — protein MMDFKALLSSVRASEHANEYTAYVDETWLQGRTAFGGLSAALIVKAMLNQVPADRRLRSLSVMFVGPVPAGNHRIIIRELRVGGSVTHIQGEILCNGEVAATVSAAFGKDRPSAVTLTAPAIPSVAPPDTLESLPYIEGLTPTFTQYFDMRMCTGGLPFSQADSPDFSLWMRFKEAGELDLAALVALGDLPPMPGLNMIKHPGIGSSLSWYLEFPSEMPKADMSDWWFYDYRSQAAGNGYFNNYATVWGADGNAIMFSRQVATVFEK, from the coding sequence ATGATGGATTTTAAGGCACTGCTCAGCAGTGTCCGCGCGTCAGAACACGCCAACGAATACACCGCCTATGTCGATGAAACCTGGTTGCAGGGCAGAACAGCCTTTGGTGGATTAAGCGCCGCCTTAATAGTAAAAGCCATGCTTAATCAGGTGCCCGCAGATCGGCGCTTGCGCTCACTCTCCGTTATGTTTGTAGGCCCGGTGCCGGCGGGGAACCACCGAATTATTATTCGGGAGTTAAGGGTAGGCGGCTCTGTTACTCATATTCAGGGTGAAATTCTCTGTAACGGTGAGGTCGCTGCCACCGTGAGCGCCGCATTCGGTAAAGACCGGCCATCAGCAGTCACGTTAACGGCCCCCGCAATACCTTCTGTGGCTCCGCCAGACACCTTGGAGTCTCTACCATATATCGAAGGGTTAACCCCGACTTTCACACAGTATTTTGACATGCGAATGTGCACTGGCGGCCTGCCATTTAGTCAGGCCGACTCGCCAGACTTCTCCCTGTGGATGCGTTTTAAAGAAGCGGGGGAGTTAGATTTAGCGGCCTTAGTCGCGCTCGGCGATTTACCCCCCATGCCGGGGCTAAATATGATTAAACATCCCGGTATTGGTAGCTCCCTGAGTTGGTATTTAGAGTTCCCAAGCGAAATGCCAAAAGCGGATATGTCAGACTGGTGGTTTTACGATTACCGCAGCCAGGCAGCCGGAAATGGTTACTTTAATAACTACGCAACCGTCTGGGGCGCAGACGGCAATGCCATTATGTTTAGCCGGCAGGTTGCCACTGTCTTTGAAAAATAG
- the cueR gene encoding Cu(I)-responsive transcriptional regulator: MNIGEAAKASGISVKMIRHYESLGLIKEAARTSAGYRLYSASDVHNLSFIKSARSLGFSLAQIQQLLSLWLDRDRASSDVKALAMEHIEELDSKISELSTMRNLLADLASNCHGDSRADCPILSGLEKDSNCKGH, from the coding sequence ATGAACATCGGTGAGGCGGCAAAGGCCAGCGGCATCTCAGTTAAAATGATTCGGCATTACGAATCATTGGGCCTAATTAAGGAAGCAGCGCGCACATCGGCAGGATACCGACTGTATTCTGCAAGCGATGTGCATAACCTAAGTTTTATAAAAAGTGCCCGGTCCCTAGGGTTTTCACTCGCGCAAATCCAGCAGCTGCTATCGCTGTGGCTTGACCGGGATCGCGCTAGTTCCGACGTTAAAGCACTAGCAATGGAACATATTGAAGAGCTGGATAGCAAAATAAGTGAACTGAGTACAATGCGAAATTTATTGGCGGATCTCGCATCAAATTGTCACGGCGATAGCCGCGCTGACTGCCCTATTTTGTCTGGTTTGGAAAAAGACTCCAACTGTAAAGGCCATTAA
- a CDS encoding copper resistance system multicopper oxidase produces the protein MKIPSPAGLNDAAGNTGISRRRFVQGATSAGALIGLSGAPLSFANSFGAANMPVMKSPDVLTGNHFELNIGYQTVNFTGHERLATTVNGSLPGPILHWKEGEDISLRVHNHLHHDSSIHWHGMILPTGMDGVPGMSFAGIKPGEYFDYAFKVQQNGTYWYHSHSGFQEQTGVYGAIVIEPANPDPVSADRDYVVQLSDWSDQQAEDIYTTLKQRGDYYNFRQRTVGDLWRDIKEKGVARSWAERGMWNQMRMHQSDIADVTGHTYTYLMNGSTPEQGWNGLFNRGEKVRLRFINASAMTIFDVRIPGLKMTVVAADGQNIQAVSVDDFRIGVAETYDVIVTPSDDSAYCVFAQSIDRSGFCRGNLSPNPEWQAELPKMDHAPLLAHRDMGMAMNMNMSMDTSTGTGTGMAGMHAMHNMGSMKGMDHSGHNMAAMSDDPGMQDKPGPAGMGSQRGITHNKTEFGPHVDMRSESPMNGLDDPGIGLREHQQRYGRRVLRYGDLRNLYETEDRRDPEREIQLHLTGNMERYMWSMNGIPFADASPLQLKYGERLRIVLVNDSMMTHPIHLHGVWSELETGDPQYIPKKHTILVQPGSKISYLVTADALGRWAYHCHLLYHMPGMMREVRISETGTLS, from the coding sequence ATGAAAATCCCATCACCCGCCGGTTTAAACGATGCGGCCGGTAACACCGGCATATCACGTCGACGTTTTGTGCAAGGTGCCACCAGTGCTGGTGCGCTTATCGGCCTTAGTGGCGCGCCTTTAAGTTTCGCCAACAGTTTTGGCGCTGCAAACATGCCGGTAATGAAGTCTCCCGATGTCCTCACGGGGAATCACTTTGAATTAAATATTGGCTATCAAACCGTAAATTTCACTGGCCATGAGCGTCTGGCAACAACCGTGAATGGCAGTCTCCCGGGACCTATTTTGCACTGGAAAGAAGGCGAAGATATTTCCCTGCGGGTACACAATCACCTGCATCACGACAGCTCTATACATTGGCACGGCATGATTTTACCCACCGGCATGGACGGCGTACCGGGGATGAGTTTCGCAGGTATCAAGCCCGGTGAATATTTTGATTACGCCTTTAAAGTGCAGCAAAACGGCACGTATTGGTACCACAGTCATTCAGGTTTTCAGGAACAGACCGGCGTTTATGGGGCAATAGTGATTGAGCCTGCGAACCCCGATCCGGTCAGCGCAGATCGCGACTATGTGGTGCAACTGTCTGACTGGTCAGACCAACAAGCAGAGGACATTTACACCACCCTTAAACAACGCGGTGATTACTATAATTTTCGGCAGCGCACGGTAGGTGATCTGTGGCGGGACATCAAAGAAAAAGGCGTGGCACGCAGCTGGGCAGAACGCGGTATGTGGAATCAAATGCGCATGCATCAGTCCGATATCGCCGACGTGACTGGCCACACCTACACCTACTTAATGAACGGCAGTACCCCAGAGCAAGGCTGGAACGGTCTCTTTAACCGTGGTGAAAAAGTGCGTTTACGGTTTATTAACGCCTCCGCCATGACCATTTTTGATGTCCGTATTCCCGGTCTAAAGATGACCGTGGTGGCGGCAGATGGTCAAAATATTCAAGCGGTCAGTGTTGATGACTTTCGTATCGGCGTGGCGGAAACCTATGATGTGATTGTCACGCCAAGCGATGACAGCGCTTACTGCGTATTTGCTCAAAGCATCGATCGCAGCGGGTTTTGCCGGGGTAATCTCAGCCCTAACCCAGAATGGCAGGCCGAGCTACCCAAGATGGATCACGCTCCCCTGCTCGCCCATCGCGACATGGGTATGGCCATGAACATGAATATGAGCATGGACACGTCCACAGGCACAGGCACAGGCATGGCGGGAATGCACGCCATGCATAATATGGGCTCAATGAAAGGCATGGATCATAGCGGCCACAACATGGCGGCTATGAGTGACGATCCGGGTATGCAAGACAAGCCCGGCCCCGCTGGAATGGGAAGTCAGCGCGGCATCACTCACAACAAAACTGAATTTGGCCCACATGTGGATATGCGTTCTGAATCGCCAATGAACGGCCTAGATGATCCGGGTATCGGCTTGCGTGAGCACCAACAACGTTATGGTCGGCGGGTGCTGCGCTATGGAGACTTGCGCAATCTTTATGAAACCGAAGATCGCCGTGATCCTGAACGCGAAATTCAGCTGCATCTAACTGGCAATATGGAGCGCTATATGTGGTCCATGAACGGCATTCCCTTTGCCGACGCCAGCCCCTTGCAACTCAAATATGGTGAGCGCCTAAGGATTGTATTAGTGAATGATTCAATGATGACCCACCCTATACATCTCCACGGTGTGTGGAGTGAATTAGAAACTGGTGATCCGCAATACATTCCTAAAAAGCACACGATATTAGTCCAGCCGGGTTCCAAAATTAGTTACTTGGTTACTGCCGATGCGCTAGGTCGCTGGGCCTATCACTGTCACCTGCTATACCACATGCCAGGTATGATGCGAGAAGTCCGCATCAGTGAAACCGGTACATTGTCATGA
- a CDS encoding efflux RND transporter periplasmic adaptor subunit, translated as MGPGPTVRKKPIIGLLQVAGVVVLMLLAFIYSRPPGVPDEASVAKELAASPGKPAPLVSVVRPSALPGQLAVTSTGSVAVRSYVTLTPQVSGRVVATSPALRSGGSFAAGETLVTLEQRDFILALAQVQADVTSAQASLQLSQAEASAAIANYQMLSPGKETPPLVAKAPQIAQAKAQLQAAMARRDIQQVNLERSVFSLPFSGRVVESTADEGQMLSAGQSFGRVYALDAVEIVITLAPEELAKIAPAEGRAAMITADGLNFEGRIARVAAERDPRTRFSQVYLTASNSEPLTPGTFVSVKLKGPAIENTFKLPESALQVGQSFWIVKDGAITGMDATILGRSNGHYLVEAFDYGDGIVTGAVPGAREGLPVRLAETD; from the coding sequence ATGGGCCCGGGGCCAACGGTAAGAAAAAAACCTATCATAGGCCTGCTGCAAGTTGCTGGCGTTGTTGTGCTAATGCTCTTGGCGTTCATCTACTCCAGGCCTCCGGGTGTGCCGGACGAGGCATCGGTAGCGAAAGAGCTTGCCGCTTCGCCGGGTAAACCGGCTCCCTTGGTTTCGGTCGTTCGACCCTCGGCTTTACCGGGGCAACTCGCCGTTACTTCGACCGGTTCTGTAGCTGTGCGCAGCTACGTCACATTAACGCCCCAAGTTTCTGGGCGGGTTGTGGCGACTTCTCCGGCTTTGCGCAGTGGCGGTAGCTTTGCCGCAGGCGAAACATTGGTGACGCTCGAACAGCGCGACTTTATTCTAGCGCTCGCTCAGGTGCAGGCCGATGTCACATCAGCGCAAGCGTCACTGCAGTTGAGCCAAGCGGAAGCATCAGCGGCAATCGCCAATTATCAAATGCTGAGTCCGGGTAAAGAGACTCCCCCGCTGGTCGCTAAAGCGCCACAAATAGCTCAGGCAAAAGCGCAGTTGCAAGCCGCTATGGCCCGTCGTGATATTCAGCAAGTTAATCTTGAGCGCAGCGTATTTTCGCTACCTTTCTCGGGCCGAGTGGTTGAAAGCACTGCCGACGAAGGTCAAATGCTCAGTGCCGGTCAATCCTTTGGTCGAGTCTACGCTCTGGACGCGGTCGAAATTGTTATTACATTGGCACCTGAAGAACTCGCAAAAATAGCGCCTGCAGAAGGCCGCGCGGCGATGATCACCGCCGATGGCCTTAACTTTGAAGGTCGTATTGCCAGAGTTGCCGCCGAGCGCGACCCGCGCACGCGCTTCTCACAGGTTTATTTAACGGCAAGTAATAGTGAACCCTTAACGCCGGGAACCTTTGTTTCCGTGAAATTGAAGGGACCAGCCATCGAAAACACGTTTAAGCTTCCGGAAAGCGCGCTTCAGGTAGGTCAGTCTTTCTGGATTGTAAAAGACGGTGCTATCACTGGGATGGACGCAACTATTTTGGGGCGTAGCAATGGCCATTATCTGGTTGAAGCCTTTGACTATGGCGATGGCATTGTTACTGGCGCCGTGCCCGGCGCCCGCGAGGGACTTCCGGTTCGCTTGGCAGAGACAGACTGA
- a CDS encoding efflux RND transporter permease subunit translates to MTDPNKVLPPTPAGDNYRGLLAYFAKNPVAGNLLMVILLVGGLLSGLALTAQVFPTIDPGTVTISVAYPGATPTEVEEGITRRVEEAVFGIDGVDRVISRASENLGSVTLELKDFVDADKVRDDAEAAVQQLIDFPPEDAEQPKIVRAETLSDVLTIVVSSELGERELRRGAEIIEEELLALPGVSLVSLLGAKDYEIAIEISEDSLRRYDLTMTDVANTIRRSSINLSSGEIKTQGGDLLLRTNTKRNTGEAFEDIVLRAGSDGSVLRVSDVATVRDGFTDTDLINQFNGRESVLLKVQKSEAEDVLVIAGTVKAFLADYTPPAGVDLSVWDDQTDILQDRISLLLRNGLLGFALVFLFLVVMLDLRLALWVAMGVPISFLGAFLFFDVFDVNINMISLFALIIVLGIVVDDAVVVGENIISEQEHGKTGIQAAMDGVNGVFGPVMVGVLTTMAAFAPLLFVTGSFGQILGVVPVVVILVLAMSLIEAFLILPSHLAHGGKWSRWPLDQMQNAVSVRVDRFRNFILAPAVARAVRHRYLTLVAGIGLLVLAGLLLTTGAVRFIFFPALEANSIRATLEFPIGTPFESTQVAADRIVAAANVVNSRLDGNAFESISVTVGGLSRSAGGPGGGNSMTVASHLASVQIELGPEPPRTLSAKALERLWRTEVGDIPGVERLSYVADFFGGQADLEFELAHQDSDILEQAVSSLRERYETIAGVYEVQDSNSIGKRQFDIHLSPAGEAAGLTPTDIARQLRRNFFGEEVQRIQRGREELKVMVRYPESNRSSTADLFDARIRLADGSEAPLSSVAQVTESRSLSAINRVDGLRIVSVSAQVDEALTTPSLANAVVLEQFVPEFKQQFPGLQIRQAGEGREQSKDLSALGRLTLVALLIIFALMASQLKSYTQPLIILAGVPFGAGGALIGHFLLGYNLSFISLFGIVALSGVVVNDALVLVDRYNKLLEEGWDNDKAIVEAARRRFRAIFLTTATTALGLAPMLFETSTQAQFLIPMAVSLATGIVFASIIILFLIPALVMIREDLRFKSRKI, encoded by the coding sequence ATGACTGACCCGAATAAGGTGCTTCCCCCTACTCCCGCTGGCGATAACTATCGTGGGCTGTTGGCGTATTTTGCTAAGAACCCCGTTGCCGGCAATCTGCTTATGGTCATATTGCTGGTGGGCGGTCTGCTGTCCGGCTTGGCTTTGACCGCGCAGGTGTTTCCAACCATCGACCCCGGCACCGTGACCATTTCAGTTGCCTACCCCGGCGCAACGCCAACCGAGGTTGAGGAAGGCATTACCAGGCGAGTCGAAGAAGCAGTTTTCGGTATTGATGGCGTTGATCGAGTAATTTCCCGGGCTTCTGAAAATCTCGGCTCGGTTACCCTCGAGCTAAAAGATTTTGTCGATGCGGATAAGGTGCGCGATGATGCAGAAGCTGCGGTGCAGCAACTGATCGATTTTCCGCCAGAAGATGCAGAGCAGCCTAAAATTGTTCGCGCTGAAACCCTTTCAGACGTTTTAACCATTGTTGTGAGCTCGGAGCTGGGCGAGCGTGAACTTCGGCGCGGCGCTGAAATAATTGAGGAAGAATTATTAGCGCTGCCCGGCGTCTCCCTGGTGTCACTGCTGGGGGCGAAGGACTACGAGATAGCAATCGAAATTAGCGAGGACTCTCTGCGGCGCTACGATCTGACAATGACGGACGTCGCCAACACCATCAGGCGCTCGTCTATAAACCTGTCATCCGGTGAAATTAAGACCCAGGGCGGCGACCTCTTACTTCGCACTAATACCAAACGCAATACCGGTGAGGCCTTTGAAGATATTGTATTGCGCGCAGGTTCCGACGGCAGTGTTCTGCGGGTATCCGATGTCGCCACCGTGCGCGACGGCTTCACTGACACCGACCTGATTAACCAATTCAACGGCCGCGAGAGCGTGCTGTTAAAAGTGCAAAAATCCGAAGCCGAAGATGTGCTTGTGATCGCGGGAACAGTGAAAGCATTTTTGGCAGATTATACCCCGCCAGCCGGTGTTGATTTGTCTGTGTGGGACGACCAAACAGACATTCTGCAGGATAGGATTAGTTTGCTGCTGCGAAACGGTCTCCTTGGCTTTGCCCTGGTTTTCCTGTTCTTGGTGGTCATGTTGGATTTGCGACTCGCGCTGTGGGTTGCCATGGGCGTGCCGATATCCTTCCTTGGAGCGTTTCTGTTTTTTGACGTTTTTGACGTCAATATCAATATGATCTCGCTGTTCGCACTGATCATTGTGCTGGGTATTGTTGTTGATGATGCGGTGGTGGTTGGCGAGAATATTATATCTGAACAGGAGCATGGCAAGACTGGTATACAGGCTGCAATGGACGGCGTTAACGGCGTGTTTGGACCGGTTATGGTCGGTGTTTTAACAACCATGGCGGCCTTTGCGCCTCTGCTGTTTGTTACCGGCAGCTTTGGCCAGATCCTTGGCGTGGTGCCAGTGGTGGTTATCCTGGTACTGGCGATGTCGTTGATTGAAGCCTTCCTTATTCTGCCATCCCACCTTGCCCACGGTGGTAAATGGAGTCGCTGGCCACTGGATCAAATGCAAAACGCGGTGTCTGTGCGAGTTGATCGTTTCCGAAATTTCATTCTGGCACCTGCAGTCGCTCGAGCGGTTCGCCATCGCTATTTGACACTGGTGGCCGGTATCGGTCTGTTAGTGTTGGCTGGGTTACTGCTAACCACAGGTGCAGTGCGATTTATCTTCTTTCCTGCACTGGAAGCAAACTCCATTCGTGCCACCCTAGAATTTCCCATCGGCACGCCTTTTGAGTCAACCCAAGTCGCGGCTGACAGAATTGTTGCTGCCGCAAATGTAGTGAATTCACGCCTGGACGGCAATGCATTTGAATCTATTAGCGTTACCGTTGGCGGACTGTCGAGATCAGCCGGTGGCCCCGGTGGCGGCAATTCGATGACGGTTGCGAGTCACTTGGCATCGGTGCAGATTGAGCTAGGTCCTGAGCCACCACGTACCCTTTCTGCCAAAGCACTGGAGCGCTTGTGGCGAACGGAAGTTGGTGATATTCCCGGCGTCGAACGCCTGTCTTATGTGGCTGATTTTTTTGGCGGTCAGGCTGATTTAGAATTTGAGCTCGCCCATCAAGACAGCGACATTCTCGAACAAGCGGTCAGCAGCTTGCGTGAGCGCTACGAAACCATTGCGGGCGTGTACGAAGTTCAGGATTCCAATAGCATTGGTAAACGCCAGTTTGATATTCATTTAAGCCCTGCTGGCGAAGCTGCAGGACTGACACCGACCGACATTGCACGCCAGCTGCGCAGAAATTTCTTTGGCGAGGAAGTGCAACGTATTCAGCGTGGCCGGGAAGAGTTAAAAGTGATGGTTCGCTACCCGGAGAGCAACCGAAGTTCTACCGCAGATCTATTTGACGCCCGTATTCGCCTTGCCGACGGCAGCGAGGCGCCGCTCTCCAGTGTTGCCCAGGTGACAGAATCAAGAAGTCTGTCTGCCATTAACCGGGTGGACGGCCTGCGTATTGTCTCCGTCTCGGCTCAGGTTGACGAAGCCCTGACCACACCGAGCCTAGCTAATGCGGTGGTATTGGAACAGTTTGTACCGGAATTTAAACAGCAGTTTCCTGGTTTGCAGATTCGACAAGCGGGCGAAGGCCGTGAACAGTCTAAAGATTTGTCGGCCTTGGGTAGATTGACACTGGTGGCCCTGCTCATTATTTTTGCGCTAATGGCATCGCAATTAAAAAGCTATACCCAGCCACTAATCATTCTCGCTGGGGTACCGTTTGGTGCCGGCGGCGCGCTAATTGGACACTTTTTACTTGGTTACAACCTTTCTTTTATCTCACTTTTTGGCATCGTGGCCCTGAGTGGTGTTGTCGTTAACGACGCATTGGTATTGGTTGATCGTTATAACAAACTACTTGAGGAAGGTTGGGATAACGACAAAGCGATTGTTGAGGCTGCCCGTCGCAGATTTCGCGCTATTTTCCTCACCACGGCAACTACCGCGCTTGGTTTAGCACCCATGCTGTTCGAAACCAGCACTCAGGCGCAATTCTTAATTCCCATGGCGGTAAGTTTGGCAACGGGAATTGTGTTTGCAAGTATCATTATCTTATTTTTAATACCTGCGCTGGTAATGATTCGGGAGGATCTACGGTTTAAATCCAGAAAGATTTAA
- a CDS encoding sensor domain-containing diguanylate cyclase, with protein MAIDLSPFTDNTARLPSIPRVMTKIVELARSGDVDIQSLAKLIASDPALTAKTLQFANSPMYANEQKIETLRRAIVLLGLDTTVNLALSFSLTSSLKEQTQSGLHYPLLWRRSLLAAAAARELGRSLKERALEELFLAGLLQDIGMIAIDRLHPDFYTDLRSDQVFHERVREYEIERMGGDHAEAGAWLSKHWGLAARTTLAIATSHRPNTFAQTDVDGQFVRCVCLSGIAADYLILGEPADARKQLYLKAQRVLGINPSKVDDLITFLHEQIPEMESLFDVKLTESASQSDLLEQANETLAELNLQNLKRSRGQAKKAPKIDHEKRHDPVTGVFSREFMNGFLADSFNLAARAGRVLSVLLIEIKNIKTLRKVLGDQSDTFLAAQAKEIQSKLRAGDMICRYNDNTFLVLLHDTLEEDAQVIGQRLLEASAALAAQSRKGPVFTETALGLATHGDNVDFNSSDEWIDEANGALH; from the coding sequence ATGGCTATTGACCTCAGCCCCTTTACCGACAATACCGCACGACTACCATCGATTCCCCGCGTCATGACTAAAATTGTCGAGTTGGCGCGTTCCGGCGATGTCGATATCCAAAGTCTTGCCAAGCTCATTGCCAGTGATCCGGCGCTAACTGCCAAGACTCTGCAATTTGCGAACTCACCGATGTATGCCAACGAACAAAAGATCGAAACCCTGCGCCGCGCCATTGTGCTTTTGGGTTTAGACACCACCGTCAATCTAGCCTTGAGTTTCTCGCTGACGTCATCACTAAAAGAACAAACCCAATCCGGTTTACATTATCCACTACTATGGCGCCGCTCCCTGCTTGCGGCAGCCGCCGCGCGCGAACTGGGTCGATCTCTCAAAGAGCGGGCCTTAGAGGAACTGTTTCTAGCGGGCCTGCTGCAAGACATCGGCATGATAGCTATAGATCGACTCCACCCAGATTTTTATACCGATCTACGCAGTGATCAGGTCTTCCACGAACGGGTGCGTGAATACGAAATTGAACGCATGGGCGGTGATCACGCCGAAGCGGGCGCGTGGCTGAGTAAACATTGGGGACTAGCGGCCAGAACCACCTTAGCCATCGCCACCAGCCATCGGCCGAACACCTTTGCGCAAACTGATGTCGACGGTCAATTTGTGCGCTGTGTGTGTCTATCAGGCATCGCCGCCGACTACCTGATACTTGGTGAGCCTGCGGATGCCCGCAAGCAACTATATTTGAAGGCGCAGCGGGTATTGGGTATTAACCCAAGTAAAGTTGATGACTTAATCACTTTTTTACATGAGCAAATTCCAGAAATGGAAAGTCTCTTCGATGTAAAACTCACGGAAAGCGCCAGTCAGTCTGACTTGCTAGAGCAAGCTAATGAGACTCTGGCAGAATTGAATCTGCAAAACCTCAAGCGCAGTCGCGGCCAAGCTAAAAAAGCACCTAAAATAGACCACGAGAAACGCCACGACCCGGTCACTGGGGTGTTTTCCCGCGAGTTCATGAATGGCTTCCTAGCAGACTCCTTTAACCTAGCTGCCAGAGCAGGGCGGGTCTTGAGTGTTTTACTAATTGAAATTAAAAATATTAAAACACTGCGTAAAGTTCTAGGCGATCAAAGCGATACCTTCCTCGCCGCGCAAGCCAAAGAGATACAAAGCAAGTTGCGGGCAGGGGATATGATTTGTCGCTATAACGACAATACTTTTTTAGTGCTACTTCACGACACCCTCGAAGAAGATGCACAAGTAATAGGTCAGCGTTTGCTGGAAGCCAGCGCCGCCTTAGCCGCGCAGAGTCGCAAAGGCCCCGTGTTTACTGAAACTGCATTGGGTCTTGCCACCCATGGTGATAATGTTGATTTTAATAGCAGCGACGAATGGATAGATGAGGCGAACGGGGCCTTGCACTAA